From the Mycobacterium noviomagense genome, the window AACCAAGGAGATCACCTACTACGACGCCGAACACCTTGGGTTCGCCGTCGACACCGAGCAAGGACTGCTGTCGCCGGTGATCCACAACGCCGGCGACTTGTCGCTGGCCGGGCTGGCGCGCGCCATCGCCGACATCGCCGCTCGTGCGCGGTCGGGGAACCTCAAACCCGACGAGCTGTCCGGCGGCACCTTCACGATCACCAACATCGGCAGCCAAGGCGCTCTGCACGACACGCCGATCCTGGTGCCGCCGCAGGCCGCCATGCTGGGCACCGGGGCCATCGTCAAGCGCCCGCGGGTGGTGGTCGACGAGAACGGCAACGAGTCGATCGGGATCCGCTCAATCTGCTATCTGCCGATGACCTACGACCACCGGCTCATCGACGGCGCTGACGCCGGACGTTTCCTGACCACGATCAAGCATCGGCTCGAAGAAGGAGCCTTCGAGGCCGACCTCGGGCTGTAGGAAGGGCTTGAAGAGACTGTGGCCAACGTCGTCATAGCAATCGCGGGCTCCTCCGGCCTGATCGGCTCCGCTTTGGTGGCTGCATTGCGCGCGGCTGACCACCGGGTGGTGCGCATCGTGCGCCGCACCCCGGCGAATAGCGGTGAGTTGCACTGGAATCCGGAGAGCGGCGAATTCGACGCGACTGCGTTGAGTGGAGTCGACGCCGTTGTCAACCTGTGCGGCATCAACATCGGGCAGCGCCGCTGGTCCGGTGCGTTCAAACAGAACCTCCGCGATAGCCGCATCACACCTACCGAGGTGCTGTCCGCCGCTGTCGCCGAGGCCGGTGTCGGTGTACTGGTCAATGCCAGCGCCGTCGGCTATTACGGCAACACGAAAGACCGTGTCGTCGACGAAACCGCCTCAGCCGGAAAGGGTTTCCTTGCCCAGCTGTGCCAAGACTGGGAAGCCGCCACGGCGCCCGCCCAACACAGCGGCGCCCGCGTCGTGCTGGCCCGCACCGGGCTTGTGCTGGCCCCGTCGGGAGGAGCGCTGGGGCGCCTGCGGCCCTTGTTCTCGGTGGGCCTGGGCGCCCGGTTGGGCAGCGGCCGCCAGTACATGTCCTGGATCAGCCTCGAAGACGAGGTACGGGCGCTGCAATTCGTGATATCGCATGACGTGCTGGCTGGACCGGTGAACTTGACGGGCCCTGCTCCGGTCACCAACGCCGAATTCACCGCGGCGCTGGGCCGGGCGGTGCACCGGCCCACCCCGTTGGTGTTGCCGGGGTTCGCGGTGCGTGCCGCGCTTGGCGAGTTCGCCGAGGAAGGTCTGCTCTGCGGCCAGCGTGCGATTCCGGCCGCACTCGAGCGCGCCGGTTTCCGGTTCAACCACAACACAATCGGCGAGGCACTCAACTACGCCACCGCGCGGCCCGACGTGGCCTAGTGGCGCCGGGTAGCCTCGGCGCTGTGAGCTCTATCCGGTCCAGCCTGGATCCCATCGACGTCCGCCAGCTCGGCGCCGTCGATTACCGCGCGGCCTGGCAGCTGCAACGCGAAGTGGCCGACGCCCGGGCCGACGGCGGCACCGACACCCTGCTGCTGCTGGAACACCCGTCGGTTTACACCGCGGGTCGGCGCACACTGCCGCACGAGCGACCTGTTGACGGCACGCCGGTCGTCGACACCGATCGTGGCGGCAAGATCACCTGGCACGGCCCGGGGCAACTCGTGGGCTATCCGATCATCGGGCTGGCCCAGCCGCTCGACGTGGTGAATTACGTTCGGCGGCTTGAAGAATCGCTGATCAAGGTGTGCTCCGACCTTGGCCTGTCGGTAGGCCGCGTCGACGGCCGTTCGGGAGTGTGGTTGCCGGCCGGCGGTGGCCGGCCAGCGCGCAAGGTCGCCGCCATCGGTGTGCGCGTGTCACGGGCGACGACGCTGCACGGCTTCGCGCTCAACTGCGACTGTGATCTGAATGCGTTCACCCGGATCGTGCCGTGCGGCATCAGCGATGCCGGGGTGACGTCGATAACGGCTGAACTGGGCCGCCGGGTCGGTATTGACGACGTGCGATCTGCGGTCGCCGAAGCGGTGTGTGACGCGCTGGACGGTGTGCTGGCGGTGCGCGACCACACCCCCGCGCGCGTAGCATCGCCGTTGTGACCGTTGCCCCCGAAGGCAGAAAGCTGCTGCGCCTGGAGGTCCGCAACGCCCAGACCCCGATCGAACGCAAACCACCGTGGATCAAGACCCGCGCGCGGATGGGGCCGCACTACACCGAGCTGAAGGGCCTGGTCCGGCGTGAACGCCTGCACACTGTGTGCGAGGAGGCCGGCTGCCCCAACATCTACGAATGCTGGGAGGACCGCGAGGCCACCTTCTTGATCGGCGGTGACCAGTGCACCCGTCGCTGCGACTTCTGCCAGATCGACACCGGCAAGCCCGCGCCGCTGGACCGCGACGAGCCACGCCGGGTGGCCGAGAGTGTGCAGGCGATGGGATTGCGGTATTCCACCGTCACCGGTGTGGCCCGCGACGACCTGCCCGACGGCGGGGCGTGGCTGTATGCCGAGACGGTGCGCGCCATCAAGCAGCTCAACCCGTCCACCGGTGTCGAGCTGCTGATACCCGATTTCAACGGAGACCCGGACCGCCTCGAGCAGGTCTTTGCCGCGCGCCCAGAAGTGTTGGCGCACAACGTCGAAACGGTCCCGCGGATTTTCAGACGGATCCGGCCGGCGTTTACCTACCAGCGCAGCCTCGACGTGCTCACCGGCGCCCGCGATTACGGCTTGGTCACCAAGAGCAACCTGATCCTCGGTTTAGGGGAAACGCCTGAAGAGGTGCGGGCCGCGCTGAAAGATCTCTACGACGCTGGCTGCGACATCGTCACCATCACCCAATATCTGCGTCCGTCGCTGCGCCACCACCCGGTGCAGCGCTGGGTCAGGCCTGAGGAGTTCGTGGAGTACGCCGGGTATGCCGAACAGCTGGGGTTCGCCGGCGTTCTGGCAGGGCCATTGGTGCGCTCGTCGTATCGGGCCGGCCGCCTCTATGAGCAGGCCATCCAGCGGCGGCAGGCCGCAGCACCGCGCTGAACCGCGTTTTCCGTATCCTTGGCGATTATGGCGAAATCGCGCAATGCAGCGGCGACGAAGGCCGCCAAAGCAGAAGCCAAGGCCGCCCGCAAGGCCGCCGCCAAGGAGCGGCGCACTCAGCTGTGGCAGGCGTTCACGATTCAGCGCCAAGAAGACAAGCGGCTGCTGCCGTACATGATCAGCGCCTTCGTGTTGATCGTCGGTGCGTCCGTAGCGGCCGGTGTGGCGGCCGGCGGATTCGCCATGGTGATGATGATCGTGCTCGGTGTGGTGCTGGGCGCACTGGTGGCGTTCATCATCTTCGGCCGACGCGCGCAGCGGTCGGTGTACCGCAAGGCCGAAGGGCAAGCCGGCGCGGCGGCATGGGTGCTGGAAAATCTGCGTGGTAAATGGCGCGTCACTCCTGGTGTGGCCGCGACCGGCCACTTCGACGCCGTGCACCGGGTGATCGGCCGGCCCGGTGTCATCCTGGTCGGAGAAGGGTCGTCGGGCCGCCTCAAGCCGCTGCTTGCCCAGGAGAAGAAGCGCACCGCGCGACTGGTCGGCGACGTGCCGATCTATGACATCGTCGTCGGCAACGGCGAGGGTGAAGTTCCCCTGGCCAAACTGGAACGTCACCTCGCCCGACTGCCGGCCAATATCACCGCCAAGCAGTTGGACTCACTGGAGTCGCGGCTGAGTGCGCTCGGGTCGCGTGCCGGCGCGGCCGCGATGCCGAAGGGACCCATGCCCACCGCCGGCAAGCTGCGCAGTGTGCAGCGCACCGTGCGTCGGCGCTAGCCCGGGCTCCTACCGCCGCACTACAGCGGTGCCGGTCACCCGGTCGTGCAGACCGCGACCGTCGGTGTCGACGAACAACGCCGGGACGACCAGCGCGATGAGTACGCCGCGAACTACGGCGCGACCAAGCCCGACATGCTTTCGCCCCTGCAGGGTTATTACCCCGAGCCCCAGCGCGAGCTGTCCTGGGGTGAACCCGAACAGCCGCACGGCTATCACCCCGATGACGAACCAAATCACCAGGACCGCGGTCGACAGCGACGCCGGCGTCACCCAGCCCAACGTCATCGCGAGCGCGGCCAAGCCGTAGGCGATCAGCCAGTCAATCAGCAGTGCTGCCAACCGGCGCCCCATGCGCGCCAATGAACCGGGCCCGCTCTCGGCCAGCCCGAGCGCCTCGCCGGGATAAGTCGATGGCCGGCCTGATTCGGGCTGGTGTGGCGGGCCAGAAAGCCACGATGCGATCGCGCGGGCCATGGGCCCCACAATACGGCGGAGCCGGCCTGGTAAAAGTTACCAATGACCGGGGCGCGTAACGTCAGCGCAACATAGGGTTGACCCTTGGGCAACATGGCGTCCATAGCGTTCGGTCGGGCCATCGTCACGGCCAGTAAAGGAGAGCTCTTCAATGACCGCAATAGACTCGAAGCCCACAATGAAGGAGAGCGCTTCGGTGTCCGAGAAGACGGCCGACGACATCATCAAGCTCATCAAGGATGAGAAGGTCGAGTTCGTCGACGTCCGGTTCTGCGACCTGCCCGGGATCATGCAGCACTTCACGATTCCGGCTTCGGGGTGCGACGAGAGCGTTTTCACCGACGGGCTGGCCTTCGACGGTTCGTCGATCCGCGGCTTCCAGTCGATCCACGAGTCGGACATGTATCTGCTGCCCGACCCCGACACCGCGATCATCGACCCGTTCCGCGAGGCCAAGACGCTGAACCTGAACTTCTTCGTGCACGACCCGTTCACCCGGGAGCCGTACTCGCGCGACCCGCGCAACGTGGCCCGCAAGGCGGAGAACTATCTGATCAGCACCGGCATCGCCGACACCGCCTACTTCGGCCCGGAGGCCGAGTTCTACATCTTCGACTCGGTGGCCTTCGACTCGCGGATCAACGGTTCGTTCTACGAGGTCGACGCCATCTCCGGCTGGTGGAACACCGGCGCGGCGACCGAGGCCGACGGCAGCCCCAACCGCGGCTACAAGGTCCGCCCCAAGGGCGGCTACTTCCCGGTGGCGCCCAACGACCAGTACGTCGACCTGCGCGACAAGATGCTGACCAACTTGATCAACGCCGGGTTCACGCTGGAAAAGGGCCACCACGAGGTGGGCAGCGGCGGCCAGGCCGAGATCAACTACCAGTTCAACACGCTGCTGCACGCGGCCGACCAATTGCAGCTGTACAAGTACATCATCAAGAACACGGCGTGGCAGCACGGCAAGACGGTCACCTTCATGCCCAAGCCGCTGTTCGGCGACAACGGCTCCGGCATGCACGTCCACCAGTCGTTGTGGAAGGAAGGCGACCCGCTGTTCTACGACGAAGTGGGTTATGCCGGGCTGTCCGACACCGCCCGCCACTACATCGGCGGCATCTTGCACCACGCGCCGTCGCTGCTGGCGTTCACCAACCCGACCGTGAACTCCTACAAGCGGCTGGTGCCCGGCTACGAGGCCCCGATCAACCTGGTGTACAGCCAGCGCAACCGGTCGGCGTGTGTGCGCATCCCGATCACCGGCACCAACCCGAAGGCCAAGCGGCTGGAGTTCCGCTGCCCCGACTCGTCGGGCAACCCCTACTTGGCGTTCTCGGCCATGCTGATGGCCGGCCTGGACGGGATCAAGAAGAAGATCGAGCCGCAGTCACCGGTCGACAAGGACCTCTATGAGCTGCCGCCGGAAGAGGCCGCCAACATTCCGCAGGCGCCGACGTCGTTGGCCGCGGTGATCGACCGGCTTGAGGCCGACCACGAATACCTTACGGAGGGCGGGGTTTTCACGTCAGACCTGATCGAGACGTGGATCACCTTCAAGCGTGAGAACGAGATCGAGCCGGTCAACATCCGGCCGCATCCGTACGAATTCGCGCTCTACTTCGACGTGTAGGCGAGCCAATCGAGCCAATCGCCTTACCTCTGGCTAGGCCACGAACGCGGCTCCGAGGTACGCAAGGGTGACGGCGAGGGTTGATTTGTACGCCTATTAGGCGCACACTCGGATGCATGGCTATCAAAACTGAGCGTCTTGCAGCGCGCCTGACCCCTGAGCAGGACGCGCTGATTCGTCGTGCCGCCGAGGTCGAAGGAACCGATCTCACCAATTTCACAGTCACGGCAGCGCTCGCGCATGCCCGCGACGTGTTGGCCGACCGCCGGCTGTTCATGCTCGACGACGCGGCATGGACGCAATTCACTTCGATGCTGGACCGGCCCGTCTCACACAAGCCTCGGCTGGAAAAACTGTTTTCCGAGCCGACTATCTTTCACGGTGATGCGTGAGCGCCGCGGCCGGGTACTACAGCACCCCACGGCCGATCACCGACGCCGACGACGTCGCTACATTCGACAGCGGCGAACCGAGCTTGGACGAATATCTGCGTAAGCGGGCGTTGGCCAATCACGTCCAGGGGGCATCGCGTTGTTTCGTTACGTGCCGGGATGGTCACGTGGTCGGCTTTTACGCCCTTGCGTCGGCGGCCATCGATCGTAACTCGGCGCCGGGTCCGGTACGCCGCAATATGCCTGACCCTGTGCCTGTGATCTTGTTGTCGCGGCTGGCGGTTGACCGTAAAGAGCAGGGGAACGGTTTGGGCAGCCATCTGCTCCGTGATGCGATCGCGCGAAGTGTCCAGGTGGCCGAACATGTCGGCGTGCGGGCGATACTCGTGCACGCATTGCACGAGGAGGCTCGCGGATTTTACGCTCACTTCGACTTCGAGAGTTCCCCGACTGATCCGCTGCACCTGATGCTGTCGATGAAGGACGCCCGCGCTCTCATTGGCGGTCCTTCGGCAGCTCGGCGCGCACAGCGCGAAGTCTACAAGCTGGCCGAAGCCAAAGCACGATTGGCCAAAGCCCGTCTCCGAGTCGAAGCCCTGGATCAGGCGGTAGCCGCCGGTACGGTAGGCGAAGATCGCCACCTGTGGGGCGGCGCTGGTTTGGTTGTCGCTACAACGATGCCCGAACCCACTTACCACGAAGCCAAATATGTTGTCACTCCGCACGCGGCAAGCTTGTCGTGGCTGGTGCGTGCACTTTGGGCTGCTTGCCGACCGCTGTTCGATTCGATGACGAAAGTCGAGTTCTTCGGTCGGCTTGGCAATGCCGCTCTCCGATACCAGCAACGCGCTGGTGATGGCGAGAACGCACGCGACTTGCTGGGGGCGGTTGTTCACGAGGCATTCGAAGTAGTGAGCGATATCGAGCACGGCCGCTTCATCGCTTTGCCCGTCGCACTAGCTGGGGAGGTTCACGACGACCAGCTCGCTGACTCCGAGCACGACGACGCACTCAGTGGTGCCGATATCGAGCAGTGGTTCCAAGACGGCTGATTCGAGTGAACACCGCTGACCCGGTGGCCAGTAACGTACTGCGGCGCAATCGCGTCACTGAGTCGACGCCTTGAACGTAGTGCCAATTAAGTGACTGTCAGGCAGCTGGTGACACTTGAGATGACGCCCGGCGCGCCGAGTACGCGGCAGACCTGGCCATCCCATGCTGAGCCCATATCGCCGACGCTTGACCAGCGTGTTGAATTCCGCCAATACAGCTAGCATTTTCAACACCCTGCACGAATCGCGCTGTACTTCGACGTGTAAGAACGTGTAGCCGTATCGTCGTCGCATGACGACGCGCAACATGGAAGCCCGGCTCGGGACGTACTCGCCGGTGGCCCTGACGGTTTTCCGCGTGGTGGTGGGACTGCTGTTTCTCTGCCACGGCTTGCAGAAGTTGATCGGCTGGCCGGTGGGGCCGACTGTCCCGGTCGGCGACTGGCCGTTCTATTACGCGGGCTGGATCGAGACGGTCACCGGTGCGCTCGTCGCGCTCGGGCTCTTCACCCGGGTCGCGGCTTTCTTCGCCTCCGGGGAGATGGCGGTCGCCTACTTCACCCAGCACTTCCCGCACGGCTTTTGGCCGATTCAAAATCAGGGAGAGCTTGCGGTGCTGTACTGCTTCGCGTTCCTGCTGCTGTTCTTCATCGGTGGTGGCGTGTACGCGTTGGACAGCCGGCGACGCGCCGTGGGCGCAGGCTGGAGTGGCAGACGTGCCGGGGCACCCTGGAACCGCCGGCGGCGCGCGCTAGCCGATACCGGACCTGCTGCCACGGATGCCAGCTGGCAGGGTACGCGTCGGGGCGGGTTCTGGAACCGCTTGCGGGGCCCGCGTGCGGACACCCGGCCAGCCGACAGCGGTGCCGGTTGGCAGGGCACGCGTGCGGGCGGTTTCTGGAACCGCTGGCGGCGGAATCGTCAGATCCGCGGACGTTGACGCTTTTCGCGACTCCCTTGGTTCCCAACCGGATTGGTCGCTTCAGGACTGACTGGTACTGGGGTGCGGCGTCTACACCGAACGGTTCGCTGACAAATACTCTGCAGTGAAGTGAAGACACG encodes:
- the glnA gene encoding type I glutamate--ammonia ligase, whose amino-acid sequence is MSEKTADDIIKLIKDEKVEFVDVRFCDLPGIMQHFTIPASGCDESVFTDGLAFDGSSIRGFQSIHESDMYLLPDPDTAIIDPFREAKTLNLNFFVHDPFTREPYSRDPRNVARKAENYLISTGIADTAYFGPEAEFYIFDSVAFDSRINGSFYEVDAISGWWNTGAATEADGSPNRGYKVRPKGGYFPVAPNDQYVDLRDKMLTNLINAGFTLEKGHHEVGSGGQAEINYQFNTLLHAADQLQLYKYIIKNTAWQHGKTVTFMPKPLFGDNGSGMHVHQSLWKEGDPLFYDEVGYAGLSDTARHYIGGILHHAPSLLAFTNPTVNSYKRLVPGYEAPINLVYSQRNRSACVRIPITGTNPKAKRLEFRCPDSSGNPYLAFSAMLMAGLDGIKKKIEPQSPVDKDLYELPPEEAANIPQAPTSLAAVIDRLEADHEYLTEGGVFTSDLIETWITFKRENEIEPVNIRPHPYEFALYFDV
- the lipA gene encoding lipoyl synthase, with product MTVAPEGRKLLRLEVRNAQTPIERKPPWIKTRARMGPHYTELKGLVRRERLHTVCEEAGCPNIYECWEDREATFLIGGDQCTRRCDFCQIDTGKPAPLDRDEPRRVAESVQAMGLRYSTVTGVARDDLPDGGAWLYAETVRAIKQLNPSTGVELLIPDFNGDPDRLEQVFAARPEVLAHNVETVPRIFRRIRPAFTYQRSLDVLTGARDYGLVTKSNLILGLGETPEEVRAALKDLYDAGCDIVTITQYLRPSLRHHPVQRWVRPEEFVEYAGYAEQLGFAGVLAGPLVRSSYRAGRLYEQAIQRRQAAAPR
- a CDS encoding TIGR01777 family oxidoreductase, coding for MANVVIAIAGSSGLIGSALVAALRAADHRVVRIVRRTPANSGELHWNPESGEFDATALSGVDAVVNLCGINIGQRRWSGAFKQNLRDSRITPTEVLSAAVAEAGVGVLVNASAVGYYGNTKDRVVDETASAGKGFLAQLCQDWEAATAPAQHSGARVVLARTGLVLAPSGGALGRLRPLFSVGLGARLGSGRQYMSWISLEDEVRALQFVISHDVLAGPVNLTGPAPVTNAEFTAALGRAVHRPTPLVLPGFAVRAALGEFAEEGLLCGQRAIPAALERAGFRFNHNTIGEALNYATARPDVA
- a CDS encoding DoxX family protein, whose amino-acid sequence is MTTRNMEARLGTYSPVALTVFRVVVGLLFLCHGLQKLIGWPVGPTVPVGDWPFYYAGWIETVTGALVALGLFTRVAAFFASGEMAVAYFTQHFPHGFWPIQNQGELAVLYCFAFLLLFFIGGGVYALDSRRRAVGAGWSGRRAGAPWNRRRRALADTGPAATDASWQGTRRGGFWNRLRGPRADTRPADSGAGWQGTRAGGFWNRWRRNRQIRGR
- a CDS encoding RDD family protein yields the protein MARAIASWLSGPPHQPESGRPSTYPGEALGLAESGPGSLARMGRRLAALLIDWLIAYGLAALAMTLGWVTPASLSTAVLVIWFVIGVIAVRLFGFTPGQLALGLGVITLQGRKHVGLGRAVVRGVLIALVVPALFVDTDGRGLHDRVTGTAVVRR
- the lipB gene encoding lipoyl(octanoyl) transferase LipB, coding for MSSIRSSLDPIDVRQLGAVDYRAAWQLQREVADARADGGTDTLLLLEHPSVYTAGRRTLPHERPVDGTPVVDTDRGGKITWHGPGQLVGYPIIGLAQPLDVVNYVRRLEESLIKVCSDLGLSVGRVDGRSGVWLPAGGGRPARKVAAIGVRVSRATTLHGFALNCDCDLNAFTRIVPCGISDAGVTSITAELGRRVGIDDVRSAVAEAVCDALDGVLAVRDHTPARVASPL
- a CDS encoding DUF4191 domain-containing protein, which translates into the protein MAKSRNAAATKAAKAEAKAARKAAAKERRTQLWQAFTIQRQEDKRLLPYMISAFVLIVGASVAAGVAAGGFAMVMMIVLGVVLGALVAFIIFGRRAQRSVYRKAEGQAGAAAWVLENLRGKWRVTPGVAATGHFDAVHRVIGRPGVILVGEGSSGRLKPLLAQEKKRTARLVGDVPIYDIVVGNGEGEVPLAKLERHLARLPANITAKQLDSLESRLSALGSRAGAAAMPKGPMPTAGKLRSVQRTVRRR